The stretch of DNA GCGCCTTTGACCACCTCGTCGATGAAGCTTTGCTTGAGTTTGTTGGACTGCATGAGCTCGAGAAACCTGGAGAACCGCACTTTCTCGTCCAGCCAGCGCTCACCCCTGGCGCGCACCTCGTCAATGGCCTGCAAGGCCAGGGCAACCTGTCCGCTAAAGTCGCGGCGGGTGCGTTCTTCGTGCCGCTGGAGCAGGCTGTCCAGCTCGTGGCAGGTGGCGAGCTGCTTCTCAATCTCCTTCAACCTGGTCTCCAGCACAGGCCTGGCTTCCTCGGTGAGCCGGGCCAGCACCCCCAGCGGTGAACCCAGCTTGAGCTGGGCTGCCTGGTGGGTGAGCACCTGGTGGATGTGGGCCTCGAGCTCGGGGATACGACTGGTAGCTGCCTGGCCTTGCCGCGCCAGGCGGGCCGATACCGCAAAGATAGGGGGAATATGCCCCAGGGTTTGGTCGGCGCCTTTGCGGACGAACTCGAGTACTTGTTGTAGCTCGGCCTCGCTGAGCAGATCCATTTTGTTGATGACCAGCGTCACCTTTTTGCCCCAGGCTCGAATAAAACTCAAAAAATTGGCTTCGGACTGCGTAAAGGGCCTATCGGCGCTGGTAACAAACAAAATCAGGTCGGCGCGCGGAAGGAATTTCTGGGTCAAGACCTGATGGTGTTGCAGGATGGCGTTGGTGCCGGGGGTGTCTACCAGTCGCACCTCTTTGAGCAGCGGGTGGGGCAGCTCTATCAGCACCAGCTCGGGTGATTGGGGTTGTAGTTTGGGTTCGGGGCCATAGCCAATCAGGTTGATGCGGTCGGTGGTGGGCGTAACCCCTTCCTTTAGGAAATCGCCCCCCAGCAGGGCATTAAGCAGCGATGACTTTCCGCTGTTAAACTCACCGACAACCACGAGCAAAAAAGGGCCCTCGAGGTCTAACAAAGCCTGTTTGAGCGGCTCCGTCTCGATGCCCACTCGAGCCAACGCATCCAGCCCTTTGGTTAGTAGCGCACGCACATCCTGGGCCAGGGCCATGGTCTTGGAGTCCAGCATGGTGCGTATTGTATCGCAGGGTCATGTAAGCGCTTTGTACATGGGGCCGCTGCTGCGATAACCGAGCAACCAGCCCGGCCAATCTAGCCTGTTGCTTGTGTAGCTGCTCAATTTGCTGTAGGGAAGCTTATTTGTTGCCTGCCCCAGGTTAGGATATTGATTCTTGTATCGGGTAAGTGGCAATCGCTAAATTCCAGACCGGGTTCGGGCTTGGCTGGTGTTTGGTGCGATGCAGACGCAATTGATTAAGATGGTCTGGTGAAGGCTGTATATACTCAAAAAAAAGCGATAAGAAAGGGCAAAACGCAATAGTCCGATTGGCATCGGAGAGATTGAAAATTCACCAATGGGTTGTATTTTGTGTGTAAAAAGCACACAACATGTTGTATAGTGAAGTTCAGTGGAGAAACAATCTAAAAGCACCACTTGTCCCCAGCGCACACAAGGCCTCTTGGGTGTTGTGTGACTGGGCAAATCATCCGCTGGATAGCGCATGATTTGTGAGTCAGGGCTTAGATGACTCCACACTGAACTAAAGGAGGTATATACATGCCTGAACAAACAAAAACTGAATCCACCCAAAAGCCTGCTGCTAAGAAGGCTGCGACCAAGAAAACCGCCAGCAAAACCGTAGCCAAGACTGCCCCTAAAGCCGCTGCCAAGACTACTGCCAAGAAGGCTGCCCCCAAAGCAACCCCTGCCAAGGCTACCGAAAAAGCTACTAAAACAGCCCCTAAGGGCCCAGCCAAAGCCGCTGCCAAGACCACTGCTAAGACCACCGCCAAGAAGGCTGCGCCCAAAGCAGCCCCTGCCAAGGCTGCTGCGAAAGCATCTGTCGAGGCCAAGGCTAAACCCGCTGCGAAAAAAGCGGCTGCGCCTAAGAAAACGGCTAGCAAAACCACGGCTAAGGCTGCGCCTAAGAAAACGGCTGCCAAGAAGTAGGCCTTGTTTATTCACTGGCTCCATAGCGGAGCCAGTTTTTTGTTCAGGCCTCGAGCCAGCCGACACAATTAACGGGCTGCTCTGCACATACGGGCCTGAGCTAGTCTTCGCGGTGAATGTTGGCCCCAACCGAAGGGTGGACGATCCCCATGGCGCGGCTGCTCACCTGGCTTCACAGAGATCTGCCTCATTGAAGCCTTTTGATAAGCATCTTGGCGAAGACCGCGCTAAAGAGCAGGCTACGGGTGGGGTTTGTATCAGGCCGTATGCCAGCTTTGCAACGACCGAACCGGCAGGTTGGAGCTGCGAGCCCGCTTAATGGCCTCGAGGCTCCACCGGGCCCCCTCGAGGGTGGTGATAAAGGGCTTGCCGGTTTC from Meiothermus cerbereus DSM 11376 encodes:
- a CDS encoding dynamin family protein, whose product is MLDSKTMALAQDVRALLTKGLDALARVGIETEPLKQALLDLEGPFLLVVVGEFNSGKSSLLNALLGGDFLKEGVTPTTDRINLIGYGPEPKLQPQSPELVLIELPHPLLKEVRLVDTPGTNAILQHHQVLTQKFLPRADLILFVTSADRPFTQSEANFLSFIRAWGKKVTLVINKMDLLSEAELQQVLEFVRKGADQTLGHIPPIFAVSARLARQGQAATSRIPELEAHIHQVLTHQAAQLKLGSPLGVLARLTEEARPVLETRLKEIEKQLATCHELDSLLQRHEERTRRDFSGQVALALQAIDEVRARGERWLDEKVRFSRFLELMQSNKLKQSFIDEVVKGANQEIERRVLEAMNWLAKRDRELLEDALSLLREAPGLRRTEPVGPEERTIAGNLEEALRSFDAEAEAIQLRDFIQESLRGTALAEVGVMGLGLTILLVAQKIAFDILGIFATVFGAILATSILPRRKEVAKKRLRERLVELKSTLEQALHETLNTEIERTHQRFNSLYRTPCTRLENSRNAALAHLQLAEDLRREALELRNRLD